One window from the genome of Paramisgurnus dabryanus chromosome 22, PD_genome_1.1, whole genome shotgun sequence encodes:
- the prdm14 gene encoding PR domain zinc finger protein 14, translating into MSVSLSAHPAVRDRNLSLYPSIPGAHYADVLKSAHNIFHPLKSLGRMVTDTQTIMPFNFTGTPSFFSHNSHQTAVFHEQILNVSNMPYFQHVQPSQRAYSKHEERITGSLSEFSSPSSEKCSSTSSSPCKDGFIYMQATDLLPEQPRTYSFTEEDLFTVLYGYSKKQGQNLGHAISGLSFPPGTADRHHLPTDTAGLELPEGLSIIQTNCGSLSHYGVFADKSTIPKSTRFGPFQGKQVNTSEIKTYDDNTLMWEIFENGRLSHFVDGRGATGNWMSLVKCARFPEEQNLTAVQCEGQIYYEACKDIQPGQELLVWYGDCYVQFLGIPLTLKEFIDDNEQLSVEDSGEGFKCDRCGKVFAYKYYRDKHLKYTRCVDQGDRKFPCHLCNRSFEKRDRLRIHILHVHEKHRPHKCSVCGKSFSQSSSLNKHMRVHSGERPYKCVYCNKAFTASSILRTHIRQHSGERPFKCKHCGKAFASHAAHDSHVRRTHAKDKPFSCDVCGVTFQEAQELKHHMKTHKKRPLLENTVLLPGDENTLHSQKQLGDHFSFPGMTSITSEYRPWK; encoded by the exons ATGTCGGTGTCTCTCTCCGCTCACCCTGCAGTGAGAGACAGAAATCTCTCGCTCTATCCGTCTATCCCCGGCGCGCACTACGCGGACGTCCTCAAGAGCGCGCACAACATCTTCCACCCGCTCAAGTCTCTGGGTCGCATGGTGACCGACACACAGACCATCATGCCGTTTAATTTCACGGGCACGCCGTCTTTTTTCAGCCACAACAGCCACCAGACTGCGGTGTTTCACGAACAGATCCTCAACGTGTCCAACATGCCATATTTTCAGCATGTTCAGCCTTCGCAAAGAGCGTACTCTAAACACGAAGAGCGGATCACTGGCTCACTGTCGGAGTTCAGCAGTCCGTCCAGTGAGAAGTGTTCATCGACTTCATCTTCTCCGTGTAAAGACGGTTTCATCTACATGCAGGCCACAGATCTGCTGCCCGAACAACCTCGCACCTACAGCTTTACAGAGGAGGACCTCTTCACGGTTCTGTACGGATATTCCAAAAAACAGGGGCAAAATCTTGGCCATGCCATCTCTGGATTATCATTTCCTCCTGGTACAG CTGATCGACATCATCTACCTACTGATACTGCAGGGCTTGAACTTCCAGAAG GATTATCGATTATCCAAACTAATTGTGGAAGCCTTTCCCATTATGGTGTATTTGCTGATAAAAGCACAATTCCAAAAAGCACAAGGTTTGGACCATTTCAGGGGAAACAAGTGAACACGAGTGAGATCAAAACCTACGATGACAACACGCTCATGTGGGAg ATTTTTGAGAATGGTCGCTTGAGTCACTTTGTGGATGGGAGAGGCGCGACAGGGAACTGGATGTCATTGGTGAAGTGCGCGCGCTTTCCAGAGGAGCAGAACCTGACTGCTGTGCAATGTGAGGGTCAGATATACTACGAGGCCTGCAAAGATATCCAACCCGGCCAGGAACTGTTGGTCTGGTACGGAGACTGctatgtgcagtttttgggcaTCCCACTCACGCTCAAAGAGTTTATTGATGACAACGAGCAGCTTTCAGTTGAAG ATTCCGGAGAGGGTTTCAAGTGTGATCGATGTGGAAAAGTCTTCGCTTATAAGTACTACAGAGACAAACACTTGAAATACACGCGCTGTGTCGATCAGGGCGACAGAAAATTTCCCTGTCACCTCTGCAACAGGTCTTTCGAGAAAAGAGACCGACTCCGAATTCACATTCTCCACGTACACGAGAAACACAGACCACATAAG TGCTCCGTTTGCGGGAAAAGTTTCTCTCAGTCCTCCAGTTTGAACAAACACATGCGCGTGCACTCAGGAGAGCGTCCATACAAGTGTGTTTACTGTAACAAG gcTTTTACGGCGTCCAGCATTCTCCGCACCCACATCAGGCAGCACTCCGGTGAGCGGCCGTTCAAGTGCAAACACTGCGGTAAAGCGTTCGCGTCTCACGCTGCCCACGACAGCCACGTGCGGCGAACACACGCCAAAGACAAACCTTTCTCTTGTGATGTCTGTGGAGTTACTTTCCAAGAAGCTCAAGAGTTGAAACATCACATGAAGACTCATAAAA